The following are encoded in a window of Echeneis naucrates chromosome 19, fEcheNa1.1, whole genome shotgun sequence genomic DNA:
- the LOC115059704 gene encoding retinol dehydrogenase 13 isoform X2, with product MNRYILPVSVIGTVVGSAVLIKNQVTGGRCPSKATIAGKTVVITGANTGIGKETAQELAKRGGRIIMGCRDMEKCEAAAKEIRGKTLNPHVYAHHLDLASLKSVREFAERVKKEQTVDVLINNAGVMRCPAWKTEDGFDMQFGVNHLGHFLLTNLLLDKLKESAPSRVINLASLAHLVGKIDFEDLNWEKKKFDTKQAYCQSKLANVLFTRELAKRLQGTGVTVNAVHPGVVATELGRHTGLHQSHFSSSVLSPFFSLLVKSPELGAQPSIYLAVSEEMEGVTGCYYDVMTEKEPAPQALDEEVAQKLWEVSSRLVGLEDKGQAGKSNPPAKGQSKAA from the exons ATGAACAGATACATTTTACCGGTCTCTGTTATCGGGACAGTGGTCGGAAGTGCCGTTTTAATCAA GAACCAGGTGACGGGAGGCCGATGTCCTAGCAAGGCTACCATTGCTGGAAAGACTGTAGTTATTACAGGAGCTAACACGGGCATCGGGAAGGAGACTGCCCAAGAGCTGGCCAAGAGAG GGGGTCGGATCATTATGGGATGTCGGGACATGGAGAAATGTGAGGCAGCTGCAAAGGAAATACGAGGAAAGACTCTGAATCCTCATGTTTATGCACATCACCTCGACCTGGCCTCATTGAAATCTGTTCGAGAGTTTGCAGAGAGGGTCAAAAAAG AGCAGACAGTGGATGTGCTGATAAACAACGCAGGGGTCATGAGGTGTCCAGCCTGGAAGACAGAAGATGGCTTCGACATGCAGTTTGGGGTTAATCACTTAG gCCACTTCTTGTTGACAAATCTTCTGCTGGATAAGTTGAAAGAGTCCGCCCCCAGCAGAGTGATCAACCTGGCCTCACTCGCCCACCTTGTTGGAAAGATTGACTTTGAGGACTTGAACtgggagaagaagaagtttGATACCAAGCAGGCGTATTGTCAGAGCAAGCTTGCCAATGTTCTGTTCACCAGAGAGCTCGCCAAGCGATTACAAG GCACAGGAGTCACGGTGAATGCTGTACACCCAGGCGTTGTTGCCACGGAGCTTGGGAGGCACACCGGCCTGCACCAATCACACTTCTCCAGCTCTGTGCTCA GTCCATTTTTCTCCCTGTTGGTGAAGAGCCCAGAACTTGGGGCCCAGCCCAGCATCTACCTGGCCGTGTCTGAAGAGATGGAAGGTGTTACAGGATGTTACTATGATGTCATGACAGAAAAGGAACCGGCACCTCAGGCCCTCGATGAGGAGGTAGCTCAAAAGCTGTGGGAGGTCAGCAGCAGGCTAGTGGGCCTGGAGGACAAAGGACAGGCCGGCAAGTCAAACCCTCCAGCAAAAGGCCAGAGCAAAGCTGCATAA
- the sbk1 gene encoding serine/threonine-protein kinase SBK1 produces the protein MGYCGGVPVEDMQALAITSLSAADVAKQYEHIRELGKGTYGKVDLVAHRTQGTKMALKFVTKNKTKLKSFLREYSLTGSLSCSPFIIKVLDVLFETEDSYVFGQEYAPAGDLFDIIPPQVGLPEEMVKRCMQQLGLALDFMHSKNLVHRDVKPENVLLFDRECRRIKLADFGMTRRVGCRVKRVSGTIPYTAPEVCRANRAEGFLVTTSLDVWAFGVLVFCMLTGNFPWEAALPADAFYEEFRRWQKAGCPVGTYPSQWRRFTDDALRMFQRLLAAEPEKRCGVKDVFCFVKYELVSELRRRASCRAKRGERSSSGVCTGSCTSSSSSTSSRSSHRHPEPSTPPGTSCLRPAPLKRSVLSDPLLPREESGQHQSPGRDKNKSQMVMATAIEICV, from the exons ATGGGCTACTGTGGAGGGGTGCCAGTGGAGGACATGCAGGCCCTGGCCATTACATCTCTGTCGGCAGCAGATGTAGCCAAACAGTATGAGCACATCCGTGAGCTGGGGAAGGGCACGTACGGCAAGGTGGACCTGGTGGCACACAGAACGCAGG GCACCAAAATGGCGCTGAAGTTTGTTACTAAGAACAAGACGAAGCTGAAGAGTTTCCTGCGGGAATACAGTCTAACGGGCTCACTTAGCTGCAGCCCTTTCATCATCAAAGTCCTCGACGTACTTTTTGAGACAGAGGACAGCTATGTGTTTGGACAGGAATATGCCCCCGCAGGCGACCTTTTTGACATCATCCCCCCACAG GTGGGTCTGCCAGAGGAAATGGTCAAACGCTGCATGCAACAACTGGGCTTGGCCTTGGACTTCATGCACAGTAAAAACCTTGTACATCGGGATGTCAAACCTGAGAATGTGCTCTTGTTTGACCGAGAGTGCCGCCGCATTAAGCTGGCAGACTTTGGCATGACTAGGCGTGTGGGCTGCCGTGTGAAACGGGTGAGCGGTACCATTCCCTACACGGCACCAGAGGTCTGCCGCGCCAATCGTGCTGAAGGCTTCCTTGTGACGACCAGCCTTGATGTGTGGGCATTTGGGGTGCTGGTCTTCTGCATGCTGACGGGCAATTTCCCCTGGGAGGCAGCATTGCCCGCTGACGCCTTCTACGAGGAGTTTCGGCGCTGGCAGAAAGCAGGGTGTCCTGTGGGAACTTACCCGTCTCAGTGGCGCAGATTCACTGATGATGCATTGCGCATGTTTCAGAGGCTGCTCGCTGCTGAGCCAGAAAAGCGATGTGGAGTCAAGGATGTCTTCTGTTTTGTCAAATATGAGTTGGTCAGTGAGCTCAGGCGCAGGGCATCTTGCCGAGCCAAGAGGGGTGAGAGGTCAAGCTCGGGAGTGTGTACTGGCAGTTGCacatcttcctcatcttccaCTTCATCACGTTCCTCCCATCGGCACCCTGAGCCCTCCACCCCTCCAGGAACATCCTGCCTTCGCCCAGCCCCGCTCAAGCGAAGTGTCTTATCTGACCCATTGTTGCCCAGAGAAGAGTCTGGACAGCACCAGTCTCCAGGCCGAGACAAGAACAAAAGCCAGATGGTGATGGCAACTGCTATCGAAATCTGTGTGTGA
- the LOC115059704 gene encoding retinol dehydrogenase 13 isoform X1 has protein sequence MNRYILPVSVIGTVVGSAVLIKNQVTGGRCPSKATIAGKTVVITGANTGIGKETAQELAKRGGRIIMGCRDMEKCEAAAKEIRGKTLNPHVYAHHLDLASLKSVREFAERVKKEEQTVDVLINNAGVMRCPAWKTEDGFDMQFGVNHLGHFLLTNLLLDKLKESAPSRVINLASLAHLVGKIDFEDLNWEKKKFDTKQAYCQSKLANVLFTRELAKRLQGTGVTVNAVHPGVVATELGRHTGLHQSHFSSSVLSPFFSLLVKSPELGAQPSIYLAVSEEMEGVTGCYYDVMTEKEPAPQALDEEVAQKLWEVSSRLVGLEDKGQAGKSNPPAKGQSKAA, from the exons ATGAACAGATACATTTTACCGGTCTCTGTTATCGGGACAGTGGTCGGAAGTGCCGTTTTAATCAA GAACCAGGTGACGGGAGGCCGATGTCCTAGCAAGGCTACCATTGCTGGAAAGACTGTAGTTATTACAGGAGCTAACACGGGCATCGGGAAGGAGACTGCCCAAGAGCTGGCCAAGAGAG GGGGTCGGATCATTATGGGATGTCGGGACATGGAGAAATGTGAGGCAGCTGCAAAGGAAATACGAGGAAAGACTCTGAATCCTCATGTTTATGCACATCACCTCGACCTGGCCTCATTGAAATCTGTTCGAGAGTTTGCAGAGAGGGTCAAAAAAG AAGAGCAGACAGTGGATGTGCTGATAAACAACGCAGGGGTCATGAGGTGTCCAGCCTGGAAGACAGAAGATGGCTTCGACATGCAGTTTGGGGTTAATCACTTAG gCCACTTCTTGTTGACAAATCTTCTGCTGGATAAGTTGAAAGAGTCCGCCCCCAGCAGAGTGATCAACCTGGCCTCACTCGCCCACCTTGTTGGAAAGATTGACTTTGAGGACTTGAACtgggagaagaagaagtttGATACCAAGCAGGCGTATTGTCAGAGCAAGCTTGCCAATGTTCTGTTCACCAGAGAGCTCGCCAAGCGATTACAAG GCACAGGAGTCACGGTGAATGCTGTACACCCAGGCGTTGTTGCCACGGAGCTTGGGAGGCACACCGGCCTGCACCAATCACACTTCTCCAGCTCTGTGCTCA GTCCATTTTTCTCCCTGTTGGTGAAGAGCCCAGAACTTGGGGCCCAGCCCAGCATCTACCTGGCCGTGTCTGAAGAGATGGAAGGTGTTACAGGATGTTACTATGATGTCATGACAGAAAAGGAACCGGCACCTCAGGCCCTCGATGAGGAGGTAGCTCAAAAGCTGTGGGAGGTCAGCAGCAGGCTAGTGGGCCTGGAGGACAAAGGACAGGCCGGCAAGTCAAACCCTCCAGCAAAAGGCCAGAGCAAAGCTGCATAA